One genomic window of Anser cygnoides isolate HZ-2024a breed goose chromosome 11, Taihu_goose_T2T_genome, whole genome shotgun sequence includes the following:
- the NR2E3 gene encoding photoreceptor-specific nuclear receptor: MAASPEGSVVSAGLEDSPSGHPGEMLSPVESLFLPSGTSEVPRAGPVEVGVTASPGCWGQWGMVEGDKGHGGAPSHPKHCGSAPAGLSPAPGKALSPVLLCKVCGDTSSGKHYGIYACNGCSGFFKRSVRRKLIYRCQAGTGLCPVDKAHRNQCQACRLKKCLQAGMNKDAVQNERQPRSTAQIRLDSIELDTELPPEHVAATREVPSVPCPAPRGPGATAAATTVPRAPTPPTNHRFMASLMTAETCAKLEPEDADETVDVTGGEPERAGGEYQVAPYPAAGPENVYETSARLLFMAVKWAKNLPVFSNLPFRDQVILLEEAWSELFLLCAIQWSMPLESCPLLAVPEPSPGKLLPATMDVRVLQETLGRFKALAVDPTEFACMKAVVLFKPGEGTRLGPPWPVPKTPPPPTPAVLTETRGLKDPEQVENLQDQSQVMLGQHNRSHYPGQPVRFGKLLLLLPALRFLSSERVELLFFRRTIGNTPMEKLLCDMFKN; the protein is encoded by the exons ATGGCTGCGTCGCCGGAGGGGTCGGTGGTGAGCGCCGGGCTGGAGGACAGCCCCTCGG GGCATCCCGGGGAGATGCTGAGCCCTGTGGAGTCCCTGTTCCTGCCCTCTGGGACATCTGAGGTCCCCCGGGCTGGACCTGTGGAGGTGGGAGTGACCGCATCacctgggtgctggggacagtggggaaTGGTGGAGGGGGACAAGGGACACGGGGGTGCCCCCAGTCACCCCAAGCATtgtggctctgctcctgcagggctgagcccgGCCCCCGGCAAGGCACtgagccctgtgctgctgtgcaAGGTGTGCGGGGACACCAGCAGCGGGAAGCACTACGGCATCTACGCCTGCAACGGCTGCAGCGGCTTCTTCAAGCGCAGCGTCCGCAGGAAGCTCATCTACAG GTGCCAGGCGGGGACGGGGCTGTGCCCGGTGGACAAGGCGCACCGCAACCAGTGCCAGGCCTGCCGGCTCAAGAAGTGCCTGCAAGCCGGCATGAACAAGGATG CCGTGCAGAACGAGCGTCAGCCCCGCAGCACGGCCCAGATCCGGCTGGACAGCATCGAGCTGGACACCGAGCTGCCCCCCGAGCATGTGGCTGCCACACGCGAGGTCCCCTCGgtcccctgcccagccccgcgtGGCCCCGgggccactgctgctgccaccaccgtCCCCCGCGCACCCACGCCGCCCACCAACCACCGCTTCATGGCCAGCCTGATGACGGCTGAGACCTGCGCCAAGCTGGAGCCTGAGGACG CCGATGAGACGGTGGATGTGACGGGTGGCGAGCCCGAGCGGGCGGGTGGTGAGTACCAGGTGGCGCCGTACCCGGCGGCTGGCCCCGAAAACGTCTATGAGACCTCAGCACGCCTCCTCTTCATGGCTGTCAAGTGGGCCAAGAACCTGCCTGTCTTCTCCAACCTGCCCTTCCGTGACCAG GTGATCCTGCTGGAGGAAGCATGGAGCGAGCTGTTCCTGCTCTGCGCCATCCAGTGGTCCATGCCCCTGGAGAGCTGCCCACTGCTGGCTGTCCCCGAGCCATCCCCCGGcaagctgctgcctgccaccATGGATGTCCGGGTGCTGCAGGAGACCCTCGGGCGCTTCAAGGCGCTGGCAGTCGACCCCACCGAATTCGCCTGCATGAAGGCTGTGGTGCTCTTCAAGCCAGGTGAGGGGACACGCCTGGGTCCCCCATGGcctgtccccaaaacccccccccccccaacacctgCTGTCCTCACAGAGACCCGTGGCCTGAAGGACCCTGAGCAGGTAGAGAACCTGCAGGACCAGTCGCAGGTGATGCTGGGCCAGCACAACCGCTCCCACTACCCAGGGCAGCCCGTCAG GTTcgggaagctgctgctgctcctgccggCGCTGCGCTTCCTCTCCTCCGAGCGCGTGGAGCTGCTCTTCTTCCGCCGCACCATCGGCAACACCCCCATGGAGAAGCTGCTCTGCGACATGTTCAAGAACTGA